The Streptomyces sp. NBC_00335 DNA window GCTCCCACACCGACTTCGCCAGTTTGCGGTCGAGGCCGGCGTTGTAGGCGTCGTGTGCCTGCGGGGTCACCTCGATGGATGTCGAGCCGGAGAGGTCGAGCGCGCGGATGGCCTTCTTCACGTGCTGCGCCTGGGCCTCGGCCATGTAGACCATGGAGCTGTGGCCCAGGCCGGAGTTGGGTCCGAGGAACATGAAGAAGTTCGGGAAGCCCGGAACGGACACGCCGAGGTACGCGCGCGGGGATCCCGCCCACACCACGTTCAGCGGCTTGCCCGCGCGGCCGCGCACCTTGTCCGCGAAGGGGATGTCGGTGACGTGGAACCCCGTGCCGAAGATGATCGTGTCGACCTCGCGTTCGACGCCGTCCGCGTCGATCACGCTGTGCTCGCGGATCTCGCTCAGCGCTCGGGGAACGAGTTCGACGTTCGGCTTCTGCAGGGCGGGGTACCACGCGTTCGACGGGAGGACGCGTTTGCAGCCGAGGGTGAAGTCCGGTGTCAGAGCCCGGCGCAAGGCCGGGTCCTTGACCTGGCCTTGCAGGTGTCGCAGGGCAACCCGCTCGATCAGGCGCATGAGCTGAGGACGCTTGGCGAAGCCCAGGACCAGCAGTTCCTTGGCGAGGTAGGTCTTGGCGCGCTCGACCCGCTGGAGCCCGGGGCGGGCCCGGAAGCGCTCGCGCTCCGCCTCGGTGATCGCCCGCTTGTCGTGGGGGGTGATCCACGGGGCGCTGCGCTGGAAGACGTGGAGCGAGCGGACGTGGTCGGCTATCTCCGGGACGTACTGGATCGCGGAGGCGCCGGTGCCGATCGACGCGACGCGTTCACCGGCGAGTTCGTGGCCGTGGTCCCAGCGCGCGGAGTGCATGATCTTCCCGCCGAAGCGGTCGATGCCCGGTACGTCGGGGAGCTTGGGTTCGGTCAGCGGGCCGACGGCGCTGACGAGCACCTGCGCCCTCCAGTCCCCGCTGTCCGTCGAGACGTGCCAGAGCTGCTCGTCCTCGTCCCACCGGGCGCCTTGTACCTCGACTCCCGTGCGCAGGTGCGGGCGCAGCCCGAACCGATCGAGGCAGCGGTTCAGGTAGGCCTGGATCTCCGGCTGCGGGGAGTACGTCGAGGTCCAGTCCGGGTTCGGGGCGAAGGAGAACGAGTAGAGGTGAGAGGGGACGTCGCACCGGCAGCCGGGATAGGTGTTCGAGTGCCAGACGCCTCCGGCCGCGGGTGCCCGCTCGAGGATGACGAAGTCGGTGAACCGGTCCTCTCTCAGGGCCCGCCCCAGCGCGATGCCGGAGAAGCCGCTGCCGACGATCAGGACCCGTACGTGCTGGATCATTCGGGACGCCCCTTCTTCGTTCGTGGATTCGGCGTGGTCCGGCCGTGTCATGTCGTCGTCCTTTGCGCGAGCATCGAGTCGCGGTCCGAGCGGAGGTATCGCGAGGCCAGGAGCATGCCGATCGCGGCGACCGCGAAAGCGAGGGGAACAGTGACCATCAGGGCTGTGCGCAGGCCGTGGGCCGATGCCCCGACGGCCGACGCGGAGCCTGCGGCCAGGGTGTCGGACAGGGCGCCGACGAAGACGGGTCCGCCCGCCCCGCCGATCAGGTAGCCGACGGCGAACAGGAGGCCCAGCGCACCGGAGCGCTGCTCGGGGCGGATGACGTCGGAGACCACCGGCACGGCCGCGGCCAGGTAGACGATGCCCAGCATGTAGCCCAGGCTCAGGAACACCACCAGCTGCCACGCCGCGCCACGGCCTGCGGCCAGGCCCGCGAAGGCGAACAGGGCGGCAAGGCCCAGGCACAGGGCCGCCACCCGCACCCTGGCCTCGGGGGATCTCCTCGCCGCGCGGTCGAGCACCCGACCGCCGGCGAGCAGGCCGATGAGGCCGGTGACCCCGACGACGACCCCGCCCACCAGGCCCGCGGTGACGAGGGACAGGCCGTAGTAGCGCTGCAGGACGGGAGTGAGGAAGGTCCCGATCGCGTACGCGGCGAAGTTGTACCCGGCGAACGCGAGGAGCATCCCGTACATCGAGCGGACCTTCATCAGCTGCAGGAGGGAGGTGCGCCGGTTCTCCCCGCTGGGGACGTGGTCGGGTTCGGCGGCGCCGCGCTCGGGTTCGCGCAGGCGCAGTACGAGGAAGGCCACGACGACCCCGGGTACGGCCGCGATCAGGAACGGAGCCCGCCAGCTGTCGAAAGCGACGGCCAGTGCGCCGGCGGTGACGAAGGCGAGCAGGGTGCCGATCGGGAAGCCGAGCATGAACAGGGACTGGGCACGCGAGCGGCGTTCGCTCGGGTAGAGGTCCGCCAGCAGGGATCCGGTGGCCGGTGCGTAGCTGGACTCTCCGACGCCCACTCCCACTCGTGTGGCGAAGAACCCCCAGAAGGAGGTCAGGACCCCGCCGGCCGCCGTGAAGGCGCTCCACACGAACAGCCCCCATCCGGCGACCGCCGTACGCGGGATCCGGTCCGCCAGACGCCCCAGCGG harbors:
- a CDS encoding flavin-containing monooxygenase → MIQHVRVLIVGSGFSGIALGRALREDRFTDFVILERAPAAGGVWHSNTYPGCRCDVPSHLYSFSFAPNPDWTSTYSPQPEIQAYLNRCLDRFGLRPHLRTGVEVQGARWDEDEQLWHVSTDSGDWRAQVLVSAVGPLTEPKLPDVPGIDRFGGKIMHSARWDHGHELAGERVASIGTGASAIQYVPEIADHVRSLHVFQRSAPWITPHDKRAITEAERERFRARPGLQRVERAKTYLAKELLVLGFAKRPQLMRLIERVALRHLQGQVKDPALRRALTPDFTLGCKRVLPSNAWYPALQKPNVELVPRALSEIREHSVIDADGVEREVDTIIFGTGFHVTDIPFADKVRGRAGKPLNVVWAGSPRAYLGVSVPGFPNFFMFLGPNSGLGHSSMVYMAEAQAQHVKKAIRALDLSGSTSIEVTPQAHDAYNAGLDRKLAKSVWELGGCRTFYRDANGRNATIYPDWTFTFRRHAARWKPEAYHLAVREPAAAEQPVTTGDAS
- a CDS encoding spinster family MFS transporter, translating into MARSFPKSPSGASAPRSSAGYVLGLLFVGNLLNYYDRALPSVVLEPIKEEFALDDTQVGMLASAFVLVAALAGVPLGRLADRIPRTAVAGWGLFVWSAFTAAGGVLTSFWGFFATRVGVGVGESSYAPATGSLLADLYPSERRSRAQSLFMLGFPIGTLLAFVTAGALAVAFDSWRAPFLIAAVPGVVVAFLVLRLREPERGAAEPDHVPSGENRRTSLLQLMKVRSMYGMLLAFAGYNFAAYAIGTFLTPVLQRYYGLSLVTAGLVGGVVVGVTGLIGLLAGGRVLDRAARRSPEARVRVAALCLGLAALFAFAGLAAGRGAAWQLVVFLSLGYMLGIVYLAAAVPVVSDVIRPEQRSGALGLLFAVGYLIGGAGGPVFVGALSDTLAAGSASAVGASAHGLRTALMVTVPLAFAVAAIGMLLASRYLRSDRDSMLAQRTTT